In Lycium ferocissimum isolate CSIRO_LF1 chromosome 11, AGI_CSIRO_Lferr_CH_V1, whole genome shotgun sequence, a single genomic region encodes these proteins:
- the LOC132036268 gene encoding acetyl-CoA acetyltransferase 2 translates to MAPAAADTIKPRDVCVVGVARTPMGSFLGSLSSLPATKLGSTAIEGALKKANVDPSLVEEVFFGNVLSANLGQAPARQAALGAGIPNTVICTTVNKVCASGLKATMLAAQSIQLGINEIVVAGGMESMSNVPKYIAEARKGSRLGHDSLVDGMLKDGLTDVYKDCGMGVCAEICAENHKVTREEQDDYAVQSFERGIAAQEAGAFTWEIVPVEVPGGRGKPSIIVDKDDGLGKFDAAKLRKLRPSFKDKDGTVTAGNASSISDGAAALVLVSGEKAIKLGLNVIAKISGYADAAQEPELFTTAPALAIPKAIKSASLEASQIDYYEINEAFAVVSLANQKLLGLNPEKVNVHGGAVSLGHPLGCSGARILVTLIGVLRQKNGKYGAAGVCNGGGGASALVLELV, encoded by the exons ATGGCTCCAGCAGCAGCAGATACAATCAAACCTAGAG ATGTTTGTGTTGTTGGTGTCGCCCGTACTCCGATGGGGAGCTTCCTTGGTTCTCTTTCATCGCTGCCGGCAACTAAACTTGGATCAACAGCCATTGAGG GTGCTCTTAAGAAAGCAAACGTTGATCCATCACTAGTAGAAGAAGTCTTCTTTGGAAATGTCCTCAGTGCAAATCTGGGGCAGGCTCCAGCTAGACAAGCTGCATTGGGTGCAGGAATACCCAATACTGTAATTTGCACGACTGTGAACAAAGTTTGTGCATCTGGGTTGAAAG CAACTATGCTTGCAGCTCAAAGTATCCAGTTGGGCATTAACGAAATTGTTGTGGCTGGTGGAATGGAAAGCATGTCCAATGTTCCCAAATACATTGCAGAAGCAAG GAAGGGATCTCGTCTTGGACATGATAGTCTTGTTGACGGAATGCTTAAAGATGGGTTGACTGATGTTTACAAGGATTGTGGTATGGGAGTTTGTGCAGAAATATGTGCTGAAAATCATAAAGTCACAAGAGAGGAGCAG GATGACTATGCAGTTCAAAGTTTTGAACGTGGAATTGCTGCTCAGGAAGCTGGTGCTTTCACATGGGAGATTGTACCG GTTGAGGTGCCTGGAGGAAGAGGAAAACCATCCATTATTGTTGATAAGGATGACGGTCTAGGAAAG TTTGATGCTGCAAAATTGAGAAAACTCCGACCAAGTTTCAAGGACAAAGATGGTACTGTTACTGCTGGTAACGCTTCTAGCATAAG tGATGGTGCTGCTGCACTGGTCTTAGTAAGTGGAGAGAAGGCTATAAAACTTGGACTAAATGTTATTGCAAAGATCTCAGGCTACGCAGATGCTGCTCAG GAACCTGAATTATTCACAACTGCACCTGCTCTAGCAATTCCCAAAGCTATCAAAAGTGCTAGCTTAGAGGCTTCTCAAATTGATTACTATGAAATTAATGAAGCCTTTGCT GTGGTATCCCTTGCAAATCAAAAGCTGCTTGGTCTTAATCCA GAAAAAGTTAATGTACACGGTGGAGCTGTATCTTTGGGGCACCCTCTTGGATGCAGTGGAGCTCGTATATTGGTTACACTTATCGGG GTGTTGAGACAGAAAAATGGTAAATATGGAGCTGCTGGTGTTTGCAATGGAGGAGGAGGTGCCTCAGCCCTTGTCCTAGAGCTTGTGtaa